The proteins below come from a single Odontesthes bonariensis isolate fOdoBon6 chromosome 18, fOdoBon6.hap1, whole genome shotgun sequence genomic window:
- the LOC142368165 gene encoding uncharacterized protein LOC142368165 isoform X5 produces MVVFLATTVSTAPVEEKEQEEVEVETTEEVEGELSEEEEDDDDSKSQDKIKGALGAQQTTTSVAGAGGSAHSGQSAGREPHAGAAGSSAGHGSAASSVDSAAAGRPSSSSGAAGSAVVEVSGVAAGQTHSAGADRPSASSHSEIHGSDGVDSESNGNGQKLLNGGGGGVGADSQTGVLGSFGGEVSHLDYTGIIDPSSHDFLLGFMGGGLVDPFSTDGHVNIPGHMTPPPHLDSTVVSSGGTAAPSAEQNILDSPADLAHHSAISIDQSGPDGASLSSGPDQSLSSSVSDPSYSADGADSPDTHGNGRQTLLTDVNEAVKDNLVSHSDLHTQSLQTDLIGGAESVTSLHIDLTASGLALGRDITESSPVILHTESVDGVTHTLSPVSGVHSHTDLVTITAADSTGTGTVTADPTGTPFDSSHPAVTDHTQIAGSVTEQYNPSGQGPEGAENLEAEDTC; encoded by the exons ATGGTCGTCTTTCTGGCCACAACAGTTTCTACGGCTCCTGTGGAGG AGAAGGAGCAGGAAGAGGTGGAGGTTGAGACCACAGAAGAGGTGGAGGGGGAGTTatccgaggaggaggagg atgaTGATGACTCCAAGAGTCAGGATAAGATAAAGG GAGCTCTTGGTGCACAGCAGACCACCACGTCAGTAGCGGGAGCCGGAGGTTCAG CTCACAGTGGCCAGTCAGCAGGAAGGGAACCGCATGCTGGAGCAGCAGGAAGCTCTGCAG GTCATGGAAGCGCTGCTTCCTCCGTGGACTCAGCAG CAGCTGGACGTCCAAGCAGTTCATCAG GTGCTGCAGGTTCTGCAGTGGTTGAAGTCTCTGGTGTCGCGGCTGGTCAGACTCATTCGGCAG GAGCCGATCGTCCATCAGCTTCATCTCACAGTGAAATTCACG GTTCTGATGGAGTCGACTCGGAGTCAAATG GTAATGGACAGAAGCTGTTGaatggaggagggggaggggttggAGCCGACAGTCAGACAG GTGTTTTGGGATCATTCGGGGGCGAGGTTTCGCACCTTGATTATACAG GAATCATCGATCCATCCAGTCATGACTTCCTGCTTGGCTTTATGG GCGGTGGATTGGTAGATCCTTTCAGTACAGATGGTCATGTCAACATCCCAG GTCACATGACCCCACCCCCTCACCTGGACTCCACAG TGGTCAGTTCAGGTGGGACAGCAGCTCCATCTGCAGAACAGAACATTCTGGACTCACCAGCAG ATCTTGCTCATCACTCTGCCATCAGCATTGACCAATCAGGACCAGACGGCGCCTCACTTAGTTCAGGACCTGACCAATCACTGTCCAGCTCTGTCTCAGACCCCTCCTACTCTGCAG ATGGAGCCGATTCACCTGACACTCAtg GAAATGGACGACAGACTCTGTTGACAGACGTGAACGAAG CAGTGAAGGACAACCTGGTTTCCCACAGTGATCTTCACACCCAGAGCCTGCAGACTGATCTCATAG GTGGAGCAGAGTCAGTAACCAGTCTTCACATCGACCTCACAG CTTCAGGTCTTGCACTTGGCCGCGACATCACAG AGTCATCACCCGTCATTCTTCACACAGAGTCTGTAGACGGTGTCACACACACGCTGAGCCCAG TTTcaggtgttcactcccacacaGACCTGGTTACTATAACAGCAGCAGACTCCACAGGGACAGGCACAG TTACAGCAGATCCAACAGGGACTCCATTTGACTCCA gTCATCCAGCCGTGACAGATCACACACAGATTGCTG GTTCAGTCACTGAACAGTACAACCCTTCCGGTCAGGGTCCTGAAG GTGCAGAAAATCTGGAAGCGGAGGATACCTGTTGA
- the LOC142368165 gene encoding uncharacterized protein LOC142368165 isoform X1 — translation MVVFLATTVSTAPVEEKEQEEVEVETTEEVEGELSEEEEDDDDSKSQDKIKGALGAQQTTTSVAGAGGSAHSGQSAGREPHAGAAGSSAGHGSAASSVDSAAAGRPSSSSGAAGSAVVEVSGVAAGQTHSAGADRPSASSHSEIHGSDGVDSESNGNGQKLLNGGGGGVGADSQTGVLGSFGGEVSHLDYTGIIDPSSHDFLLGFMGGGLVDPFSTDGHVNIPGHMTPPPHLDSTVVSSGGTAAPSAEQNILDSPADLAHHSAISIDQSGPDGASLSSGPDQSLSSSVSDPSYSAAASSSSSSSSSSSSSSSSSSSSSHSVAHREQTDGADSPDTHGNGRQTLLTDVNEAVKDNLVSHSDLHTQSLQTDLIGGAESVTSLHIDLTASGLALGRDITESSPVILHTESVDGVTHTLSPVSGVHSHTDLVTITAADSTGTGTVTADPTGTPFDSSHPAVTDHTQIAGSVTEQYNPSGQGPEGAENLEAEDTC, via the exons ATGGTCGTCTTTCTGGCCACAACAGTTTCTACGGCTCCTGTGGAGG AGAAGGAGCAGGAAGAGGTGGAGGTTGAGACCACAGAAGAGGTGGAGGGGGAGTTatccgaggaggaggagg atgaTGATGACTCCAAGAGTCAGGATAAGATAAAGG GAGCTCTTGGTGCACAGCAGACCACCACGTCAGTAGCGGGAGCCGGAGGTTCAG CTCACAGTGGCCAGTCAGCAGGAAGGGAACCGCATGCTGGAGCAGCAGGAAGCTCTGCAG GTCATGGAAGCGCTGCTTCCTCCGTGGACTCAGCAG CAGCTGGACGTCCAAGCAGTTCATCAG GTGCTGCAGGTTCTGCAGTGGTTGAAGTCTCTGGTGTCGCGGCTGGTCAGACTCATTCGGCAG GAGCCGATCGTCCATCAGCTTCATCTCACAGTGAAATTCACG GTTCTGATGGAGTCGACTCGGAGTCAAATG GTAATGGACAGAAGCTGTTGaatggaggagggggaggggttggAGCCGACAGTCAGACAG GTGTTTTGGGATCATTCGGGGGCGAGGTTTCGCACCTTGATTATACAG GAATCATCGATCCATCCAGTCATGACTTCCTGCTTGGCTTTATGG GCGGTGGATTGGTAGATCCTTTCAGTACAGATGGTCATGTCAACATCCCAG GTCACATGACCCCACCCCCTCACCTGGACTCCACAG TGGTCAGTTCAGGTGGGACAGCAGCTCCATCTGCAGAACAGAACATTCTGGACTCACCAGCAG ATCTTGCTCATCACTCTGCCATCAGCATTGACCAATCAGGACCAGACGGCGCCTCACTTAGTTCAGGACCTGACCAATCACTGTCCAGCTCTGTCTCAGACCCCTCCTACTCTGCAG cagcctcatcatcatcatcatcatcatcatcatcatcatcatcatcatcatcatcatcatcatcctcacacAGTGTGGCTCACAGGGAGCAGACAG ATGGAGCCGATTCACCTGACACTCAtg GAAATGGACGACAGACTCTGTTGACAGACGTGAACGAAG CAGTGAAGGACAACCTGGTTTCCCACAGTGATCTTCACACCCAGAGCCTGCAGACTGATCTCATAG GTGGAGCAGAGTCAGTAACCAGTCTTCACATCGACCTCACAG CTTCAGGTCTTGCACTTGGCCGCGACATCACAG AGTCATCACCCGTCATTCTTCACACAGAGTCTGTAGACGGTGTCACACACACGCTGAGCCCAG TTTcaggtgttcactcccacacaGACCTGGTTACTATAACAGCAGCAGACTCCACAGGGACAGGCACAG TTACAGCAGATCCAACAGGGACTCCATTTGACTCCA gTCATCCAGCCGTGACAGATCACACACAGATTGCTG GTTCAGTCACTGAACAGTACAACCCTTCCGGTCAGGGTCCTGAAG GTGCAGAAAATCTGGAAGCGGAGGATACCTGTTGA
- the LOC142368165 gene encoding uncharacterized protein LOC142368165 isoform X2, with product MVVFLATTVSTAPVEEKEQEEVEVETTEEVEGELSEEEEDDDDSKSQDKIKGALGAQQTTTSVAGAGGSAHSGQSAGREPHAGAAGSSAGHGSAASSVDSAAAGRPSSSSGAAGSAVVEVSGVAAGQTHSAGADRPSASSHSEIHGSDGVDSESNGNGQKLLNGGGGGVGADSQTGVLGSFGGEVSHLDYTGIIDPSSHDFLLGFMGGGLVDPFSTDGHVNIPGHMTPPPHLDSTVVSSGGTAAPSAEQNILDSPADLAHHSAISIDQSGPDGASLSSGPDQSLSSSVSDPSYSAAASSSSSSSSSSSSSSSSSSSSSHSVAHREQTDGADSPDTHGNGRQTLLTDVNEVKDNLVSHSDLHTQSLQTDLIGGAESVTSLHIDLTASGLALGRDITESSPVILHTESVDGVTHTLSPVSGVHSHTDLVTITAADSTGTGTVTADPTGTPFDSSHPAVTDHTQIAGSVTEQYNPSGQGPEGAENLEAEDTC from the exons ATGGTCGTCTTTCTGGCCACAACAGTTTCTACGGCTCCTGTGGAGG AGAAGGAGCAGGAAGAGGTGGAGGTTGAGACCACAGAAGAGGTGGAGGGGGAGTTatccgaggaggaggagg atgaTGATGACTCCAAGAGTCAGGATAAGATAAAGG GAGCTCTTGGTGCACAGCAGACCACCACGTCAGTAGCGGGAGCCGGAGGTTCAG CTCACAGTGGCCAGTCAGCAGGAAGGGAACCGCATGCTGGAGCAGCAGGAAGCTCTGCAG GTCATGGAAGCGCTGCTTCCTCCGTGGACTCAGCAG CAGCTGGACGTCCAAGCAGTTCATCAG GTGCTGCAGGTTCTGCAGTGGTTGAAGTCTCTGGTGTCGCGGCTGGTCAGACTCATTCGGCAG GAGCCGATCGTCCATCAGCTTCATCTCACAGTGAAATTCACG GTTCTGATGGAGTCGACTCGGAGTCAAATG GTAATGGACAGAAGCTGTTGaatggaggagggggaggggttggAGCCGACAGTCAGACAG GTGTTTTGGGATCATTCGGGGGCGAGGTTTCGCACCTTGATTATACAG GAATCATCGATCCATCCAGTCATGACTTCCTGCTTGGCTTTATGG GCGGTGGATTGGTAGATCCTTTCAGTACAGATGGTCATGTCAACATCCCAG GTCACATGACCCCACCCCCTCACCTGGACTCCACAG TGGTCAGTTCAGGTGGGACAGCAGCTCCATCTGCAGAACAGAACATTCTGGACTCACCAGCAG ATCTTGCTCATCACTCTGCCATCAGCATTGACCAATCAGGACCAGACGGCGCCTCACTTAGTTCAGGACCTGACCAATCACTGTCCAGCTCTGTCTCAGACCCCTCCTACTCTGCAG cagcctcatcatcatcatcatcatcatcatcatcatcatcatcatcatcatcatcatcatcatcctcacacAGTGTGGCTCACAGGGAGCAGACAG ATGGAGCCGATTCACCTGACACTCAtg GAAATGGACGACAGACTCTGTTGACAGACGTGAACGAAG TGAAGGACAACCTGGTTTCCCACAGTGATCTTCACACCCAGAGCCTGCAGACTGATCTCATAG GTGGAGCAGAGTCAGTAACCAGTCTTCACATCGACCTCACAG CTTCAGGTCTTGCACTTGGCCGCGACATCACAG AGTCATCACCCGTCATTCTTCACACAGAGTCTGTAGACGGTGTCACACACACGCTGAGCCCAG TTTcaggtgttcactcccacacaGACCTGGTTACTATAACAGCAGCAGACTCCACAGGGACAGGCACAG TTACAGCAGATCCAACAGGGACTCCATTTGACTCCA gTCATCCAGCCGTGACAGATCACACACAGATTGCTG GTTCAGTCACTGAACAGTACAACCCTTCCGGTCAGGGTCCTGAAG GTGCAGAAAATCTGGAAGCGGAGGATACCTGTTGA
- the LOC142368165 gene encoding uncharacterized protein LOC142368165 isoform X4 yields the protein MVVFLATTVSTAPVEEKEQEEVEVETTEEVEGELSEEEEDDDDSKSQDKIKGALGAQQTTTSVAGAGGSAHSGQSAGREPHAGAAGSSAGHGSAASSVDSAAAGRPSSSSGAAGSAVVEVSGVAAGQTHSAGADRPSASSHSEIHGSDGVDSESNGNGQKLLNGGGGGVGADSQTGVLGSFGGEVSHLDYTGIIDPSSHDFLLGFMGGGLVDPFSTDGHVNIPGHMTPPPHLDSTVVSSGGTAAPSAEQNILDSPADLAHHSAISIDQSGPDGASLSSGPDQSLSSSVSDPSYSAAASSSSSSSSSSSSSSSSSSSSSHSVAHREQTDGADSPDTHGNGRQTLLTDVNEAVKDNLVSHSDLHTQSLQTDLIGGAESVTSLHIDLTASGLALGRDITESSPVILHTESVDGVTHTLSPDLVTITAADSTGTGTVTADPTGTPFDSSHPAVTDHTQIAGSVTEQYNPSGQGPEGAENLEAEDTC from the exons ATGGTCGTCTTTCTGGCCACAACAGTTTCTACGGCTCCTGTGGAGG AGAAGGAGCAGGAAGAGGTGGAGGTTGAGACCACAGAAGAGGTGGAGGGGGAGTTatccgaggaggaggagg atgaTGATGACTCCAAGAGTCAGGATAAGATAAAGG GAGCTCTTGGTGCACAGCAGACCACCACGTCAGTAGCGGGAGCCGGAGGTTCAG CTCACAGTGGCCAGTCAGCAGGAAGGGAACCGCATGCTGGAGCAGCAGGAAGCTCTGCAG GTCATGGAAGCGCTGCTTCCTCCGTGGACTCAGCAG CAGCTGGACGTCCAAGCAGTTCATCAG GTGCTGCAGGTTCTGCAGTGGTTGAAGTCTCTGGTGTCGCGGCTGGTCAGACTCATTCGGCAG GAGCCGATCGTCCATCAGCTTCATCTCACAGTGAAATTCACG GTTCTGATGGAGTCGACTCGGAGTCAAATG GTAATGGACAGAAGCTGTTGaatggaggagggggaggggttggAGCCGACAGTCAGACAG GTGTTTTGGGATCATTCGGGGGCGAGGTTTCGCACCTTGATTATACAG GAATCATCGATCCATCCAGTCATGACTTCCTGCTTGGCTTTATGG GCGGTGGATTGGTAGATCCTTTCAGTACAGATGGTCATGTCAACATCCCAG GTCACATGACCCCACCCCCTCACCTGGACTCCACAG TGGTCAGTTCAGGTGGGACAGCAGCTCCATCTGCAGAACAGAACATTCTGGACTCACCAGCAG ATCTTGCTCATCACTCTGCCATCAGCATTGACCAATCAGGACCAGACGGCGCCTCACTTAGTTCAGGACCTGACCAATCACTGTCCAGCTCTGTCTCAGACCCCTCCTACTCTGCAG cagcctcatcatcatcatcatcatcatcatcatcatcatcatcatcatcatcatcatcatcatcctcacacAGTGTGGCTCACAGGGAGCAGACAG ATGGAGCCGATTCACCTGACACTCAtg GAAATGGACGACAGACTCTGTTGACAGACGTGAACGAAG CAGTGAAGGACAACCTGGTTTCCCACAGTGATCTTCACACCCAGAGCCTGCAGACTGATCTCATAG GTGGAGCAGAGTCAGTAACCAGTCTTCACATCGACCTCACAG CTTCAGGTCTTGCACTTGGCCGCGACATCACAG AGTCATCACCCGTCATTCTTCACACAGAGTCTGTAGACGGTGTCACACACACGCTGAGCCCAG ACCTGGTTACTATAACAGCAGCAGACTCCACAGGGACAGGCACAG TTACAGCAGATCCAACAGGGACTCCATTTGACTCCA gTCATCCAGCCGTGACAGATCACACACAGATTGCTG GTTCAGTCACTGAACAGTACAACCCTTCCGGTCAGGGTCCTGAAG GTGCAGAAAATCTGGAAGCGGAGGATACCTGTTGA
- the LOC142368165 gene encoding uncharacterized protein LOC142368165 isoform X3 — MVVFLATTVSTAPVEEKEQEEVEVETTEEVEGELSEEEEDDDDSKSQDKIKGALGAQQTTTSVAGAGGSAHSGQSAGREPHAGAAGSSAGHGSAASSVDSAAAGRPSSSSGAAGSAVVEVSGVAAGQTHSAGADRPSASSHSEIHGSDGVDSESNGNGQKLLNGGGGGVGADSQTGVLGSFGGEVSHLDYTGIIDPSSHDFLLGFMGGGLVDPFSTDGHVNIPGHMTPPPHLDSTVVSSGGTAAPSAEQNILDSPADLAHHSAISIDQSGPDGASLSSGPDQSLSSSVSDPSYSAAASSSSSSSSSSSSSSSSSSSSSHSVAHREQTDGADSPDTHGNGRQTLLTDVNEAVKDNLVSHSDLHTQSLQTDLIGGAESVTSLHIDLTASGLALGRDITESSPVILHTESVDGVTHTLSPGVHSHTDLVTITAADSTGTGTVTADPTGTPFDSSHPAVTDHTQIAGSVTEQYNPSGQGPEGAENLEAEDTC, encoded by the exons ATGGTCGTCTTTCTGGCCACAACAGTTTCTACGGCTCCTGTGGAGG AGAAGGAGCAGGAAGAGGTGGAGGTTGAGACCACAGAAGAGGTGGAGGGGGAGTTatccgaggaggaggagg atgaTGATGACTCCAAGAGTCAGGATAAGATAAAGG GAGCTCTTGGTGCACAGCAGACCACCACGTCAGTAGCGGGAGCCGGAGGTTCAG CTCACAGTGGCCAGTCAGCAGGAAGGGAACCGCATGCTGGAGCAGCAGGAAGCTCTGCAG GTCATGGAAGCGCTGCTTCCTCCGTGGACTCAGCAG CAGCTGGACGTCCAAGCAGTTCATCAG GTGCTGCAGGTTCTGCAGTGGTTGAAGTCTCTGGTGTCGCGGCTGGTCAGACTCATTCGGCAG GAGCCGATCGTCCATCAGCTTCATCTCACAGTGAAATTCACG GTTCTGATGGAGTCGACTCGGAGTCAAATG GTAATGGACAGAAGCTGTTGaatggaggagggggaggggttggAGCCGACAGTCAGACAG GTGTTTTGGGATCATTCGGGGGCGAGGTTTCGCACCTTGATTATACAG GAATCATCGATCCATCCAGTCATGACTTCCTGCTTGGCTTTATGG GCGGTGGATTGGTAGATCCTTTCAGTACAGATGGTCATGTCAACATCCCAG GTCACATGACCCCACCCCCTCACCTGGACTCCACAG TGGTCAGTTCAGGTGGGACAGCAGCTCCATCTGCAGAACAGAACATTCTGGACTCACCAGCAG ATCTTGCTCATCACTCTGCCATCAGCATTGACCAATCAGGACCAGACGGCGCCTCACTTAGTTCAGGACCTGACCAATCACTGTCCAGCTCTGTCTCAGACCCCTCCTACTCTGCAG cagcctcatcatcatcatcatcatcatcatcatcatcatcatcatcatcatcatcatcatcatcctcacacAGTGTGGCTCACAGGGAGCAGACAG ATGGAGCCGATTCACCTGACACTCAtg GAAATGGACGACAGACTCTGTTGACAGACGTGAACGAAG CAGTGAAGGACAACCTGGTTTCCCACAGTGATCTTCACACCCAGAGCCTGCAGACTGATCTCATAG GTGGAGCAGAGTCAGTAACCAGTCTTCACATCGACCTCACAG CTTCAGGTCTTGCACTTGGCCGCGACATCACAG AGTCATCACCCGTCATTCTTCACACAGAGTCTGTAGACGGTGTCACACACACGCTGAGCCCAG gtgttcactcccacacaGACCTGGTTACTATAACAGCAGCAGACTCCACAGGGACAGGCACAG TTACAGCAGATCCAACAGGGACTCCATTTGACTCCA gTCATCCAGCCGTGACAGATCACACACAGATTGCTG GTTCAGTCACTGAACAGTACAACCCTTCCGGTCAGGGTCCTGAAG GTGCAGAAAATCTGGAAGCGGAGGATACCTGTTGA